CAGGAAATGGCAGAGGCAATTGAGCAAGAGGGGCTCACTATTGAGGAGTACAATCAAATGTTCCGACAGCAACAGCAACCTGAAGCTGCGGAATCAGAAATGAGCCCAGAGCAACAAGAACAGTTTCAACAAGCTGATGCTCGTATTGATGAAATTGAGCAGGAAGCGCAAACTGAAATTGAGAACGCCATTACTGGTGAAGGAATCGAGCTAGAACGCTTTGAACAACTTTGGGTTGCAATCCAACAAGATCCAGAACTTCAACAGGAAGTACAACAAATCTTGCAGAACTAATTTAGACGTTAAAGGAAATTAAAGAAATTACCATGAAAATTAAGCAAATTCTATTATTATCAATCGGTCTTCTTTCTCCCCTTGCCCTCGCGGCTTGCGAGCCTCCTGCAGATGATATGCCACCGGGTCCTGACGAAGAGGAAGGAATGCCAGATCAACCAGATGAGCCTGGTGATCCTGGTGATGACAATGGTCTCTAAGGGGCTTGTGCGCTAGTTTACCTAATAAAAAAAACTAAAGGGTAGTATTTTCACTGCCCTTTTTTTGCTTATATAGGGATTTCAGGTAAAAGCTATTGAACTCAGACATTTAGATTATTTCAATCAACTACCGCTATAGCAATCCTAAATCAGTTGTAAACTTCCACTTTAGTTCCCCCCTTTAATAAGGGCGGTTAGGGGGGAAGCCTTCGGCACGGCTTTCAGCCTACGCAACTTAAGCTACTTTTTACAAATGAGATCATATTGCTATATATCTAATATTGATAGAAATATAGAAACATTCCTCTATTTTTTCCTTAACAAAGGGGATTAAAGGGATAAACTATAATTTGAGTCTTTGGAGATGGCAATAATCTTAAGCTTCTCACAAAGATTTCTCATTCTCTTCCTAGAATTTTCAAATTTTTATCTTAACTTTATATTTGAAGTCAAAAACAAATTACTCAAACTCAAAATAGGAGATAAACCGATGAAAGCCCCATCAATTGTAATAGGAACTCTTGCTTCTCTTTTCTTAGTTGGTAGCTATACTTCTGCAGAAGCACAACAACAACAAGAAGCACCTCAACAGCAAATGCCCCAACAACAAGCGCCAGAAATATCAGTTGATTCTGATGAAATTGAACGCTTTGCGAATGCTTTTGAAAATGTACAAGGGGTTCAAGATGAAGCCCGAGATAACATGATGCAAGCCATTGAGGAAGAAGGTTTAGATATTGAAACTTATAATCAAGCATTTCGGATGCAACAGCAAGGAGCAGACCCCTCAGAAGAATTAAGCCAAGAAGAGCAACAACAGTTTGAACAAGCTGACTCAAGGATTGATGAAATTGAGCAAGAAGCTCAAAGTGATATTGAACAAGCAATTACTGATGCTGATTTAGAGGTAGAACGATTTGAAGAAATTTTTATGGGAATTCAACAAGATCCAGAACTGCAACAACAGGTTCAAGAGGCAATCCAGCAATAGAAATTATCGGTAAATCTTTGGGGTACACAAAAATTAAAATCAGTTAGTGTACCTCAATTAAAATAAATCACTCAAAGAAAATATCTAATAACTAAAATTAAGGAGGAAAGGTAATGAAATCTAGATTAATCGCTCTGTTACTAATTGGTTCAATTGTTCCCTTAGGCGCTGCAGCTTGCGGTGATATGGCACAAGAAGAAGCTCCAGCACCAGAGGAAGCTCCTACTAATGATGGTATGGGTGAACCTGACGATGGCTTCGGTGAACCCGATGATGGTATGGGCGAACCTGACGATGGCTTCGGTGAACCCGATGATGGTATGGGCGAACCTGATGATGGCTTCGGTGAACCCGATGATGGTATGGGCGAACCTGATGATGGCTTCGGTGAACCCGATGATGGCATGGGCGAACCTGACGATGACTTCGGTGAACCCGATGATGGCATGGGCGAACCTGACGATGACTTCGGTGAACCTGACGATGGCTTTGGCGAACCCGATGATGGCATGGGCGAACCTGACGATGGCTTCGGTGAACCCGATGATGGCATGGGCGAACCTGACGATGGCTTTGGTGAACCCGATGATGGTATGGGCGAACCTGACGATGGCTTTGGTGAACCTGAAGACGACTGGGAAGACGATGATTGGGAAGATGATGATTGGGAAGACGATGATTGGGAAGACGATGATTGGGAAGACGATGATTGGGAATAAGGGTTAATTTTGGATAGGATTAAATAATCACCCTGGTTGTCGTTAACTCATAAAGCAAGGTAAGCTATCATAGTTTACCTTGCAATTTGTACTCAATTACAGGCTTCTTGTTAACGGGGCACTGAAAATTAGCATTCGCTCACTGTACCTCATTACATAAAAAACTCTAAAGAAAAAAATTAAGGATTAAATTGAAGGAAGAAGAATAATGAAATCCAGATTAATTGCTCTATTACTGATTGGTTTAATTGTTCCCCTGGGTGTTGCTTGTGGTGATGATATAGCACAAGAAAATCCTGCGCCAGAAGAAGAAACTCCTACCGAACCTGAAGATGATCTCGGTGAACCCGAAGACGACTTTGATGAACCTGAAGATGATCTCGGTGAAACTGAAGACGACTTTGATGAACCTGAAGATGATCTCGGTGAAACTGAAGACGACTTTGATGAACCTGAAGATGATCTCGGTGAAACTGAAGACGACTTTGATGAACCTGAAGATGATATGGGTCAACCTGAGGCAGAAACACCTCAACAGGAAGCGTTGCCAGAACAAGCACCAGAAACATCGATCGATTCTGAAGAAATTGAACGTTTTGCTAATGCTTTTGAAAGTGTACAAGCGCTTCAAAATGAAGCCCGAGATAGCATGATGCAAGCCATTGAGGAAGAGGGTTTAGATATTGAAACCTATAGTCAAGTGTTTCAGATGCAACAGCAAGGGCTGGAACCATCAGAAGAGTTAAGCCAAGAAGAACAAGAACAATTTGAGCAAGTTGATGCAAGAATTAATGAAATCGAACAAGAAGCTCAAGCCGATATTGAACAAGCAATTACTGATGCAGATTTAGAAGTAGAGCGATTTGAGGAAATTTTTATGGCAATTCAACAAGACCCAGAACTGCAACAGCAAGTTCAAGAAGCGATTCAGTAACAGGAAATAGAGGTTTCTACATTAATGAGGTACAAAACTTTTAAGAATTAGCACTTCTTTGCTGTGCCTCATTATATAGAAAAAACAAAGACAATGTTTAAGGATAAAAGTTAAGGACATAAAGGTTAAGAATAAATAATTCTCCTCTAGCTCTCCTCAATTCATAAACTAGGGTAAGCTATAGCAATATGATCTCATTTGTAAAAACTAGCTCAACCTTACGATCCCCCCCCACCCCCCTTAGTAAGGGGGGAATTAAAGGGGGGATCACAACTAAAAATTTACAACTGATTTAGGATTGCTATATATAGTTTACTTATCTTATTCTTGCCATTTCTCCTCCTCATCACTAAATTGTATAACTGATATATGATGCTAGTAGAAAATTGCCCTCTGGTAGGAGAATAGTATGAAAATTCTGATTATTGAGGATGATGAGCGTTTAAGTGAATTAATTGCAGAAGACTTAGGCGATCAAAACTACACTGTCGAAACGGCTCAAGATGGTCTTTCCGGTTGGGAACTAGCAAGTTCTTTTCATTATGATTTAATTTTGCTAGATATTATGCTTCCAAAACTAGATGGCATCAGCCTCTGTCAGCGTTTGCGTTCTCAGGAAAATACCACGCCAGTTTTGATGTTAACGGCTCGCGATACGACAACAGATAAAGTAGTAGGCTTGGATGCTGGTGCAGATGATTATTTGGTTAAACCATTTGAGTTACAAGAGTTAGCTGCGCGAACTCGTGCTTTACTGCGTCGTCATCAAACCAATTATTCCTCAACGCTAAAATGGGGAGACTTAGAACTTGATCCGAATCGCTGCGAAGTAACTTATAAAGACACCTTACTTTCCTTAACACCAAAAGAGTATCGTTTGTTAGAAATGTTCTTGCGAAATGGGACGCGAGTATTTAGTCGCACCCAGATTCTAGATCATCTTTGGGCTTTTGAAAGCTGCCCTGAAGAAGACACAGTAAGGGCACATATCAAAGGTTTACGACAAAAGTTGAAGTCAGCAGGGGCTCCCCCTGATTTAATTGAAACTGTTTATGGTTTGGGATATCGTCTCAAAGAAATTTAACTTTCCGCCTCGATCAGAGGTGAGTGATCTTCACTGGCGACTGTTACTCTCCTATTTAGGGGTGATGAGTGCGATTTTAGCAATTTTTGCTAGTGGCACTTATCTATTTGTTAGTCGTAGTTTTCATCGGCAATTAGATCGAAATTTATTAACTTTAGCGCAAGCTGCCACTCCCTCTCACACAAGAATTCAACAAGAGGGAACAGATTATTTAGATCGGGTAGATGAAGTTCCTTGGCGAGATATCTTTAATCGTGATAGTCAGAGTTTGGAATGGTTTGATGCTCAAGGAAGACTATTAGCCACCCGAGGAGATTTAACGGTAGATGACAAGCCGGAAACCGGCTCTCATACTCGCTCAAAGGATTCCTCTCCCCATAATATTCGTTCTTATACCATTTCGGTATTTCGCGATCGCGCTACCTCTGATGAACCAACCCTCGAAGGCTATATTCGCGCTTCTCAATCCACTGAAGAAGTGCAGGAGTCGCAACAACAACTCCTATGGGGATTAATTACAGGAGGAACAATAGGAGTTGTTTTATCAGGTATGGGAGGAGTATGGTTAACTCGAAAAGCCCTTTCTCCCCTTGAGCAAAACTTAAAGCAATTACGACAATTTACTGCTGATGCTTCCCATGAATTACGTAGCCCATTAGCTGTGATCAAGAGTTCGGTGCAGATTATGCAAAATCATCCCGAACGTTTTCACGAGAAAGATTTAAGAAAAGTCAGCGCGATCGCGAGTGCTACTGAACAAATGAGCAACTTAGTGGAAAACTTACTCTTTTTAGCCCGTGCTGATGCCAATAAAATCTCGAAAGCTCCCTCGCGACGAAAGCTATCATTACAGGACATCCTACAAGATTTAGTGGAATTATTTGAAGCGAGTGCCGAGCAAGAAGGAATCACCCTTAATTTAGAAATTCAACAAGATGCAAAAGTGATGGGCAATGGAGAGCAACTCTATCGTCTATTTGCCAATTTACTCCGAAATGCTCTACAACATACCCCAGAAGGAGGAAGTGTAACCATTCGTTTAAGTGCTAGTTCCCGTTCTTGTCAAATTAGCGTTATTGATACCGGGGTAGGAATTTCTGCCGAAGAAAAGGCTCTAGTATTTGAACGGTTTTGGCGAGCAGATCGATCGCGTTCTCAATCTCAAGGCGGTACAGGTCTAGGATTGCCGATTGCTAGCGCGATCGCTTCCCAACATGGTGGTAAAATAACAGTTACTTCCACCCTCGGTAAAGGAAGTTGCTTTACAGTGCGTTTACCGACTATTCAGACTCGCCTTTCCCCATCATGAGTTTTACTCCCGAACCTACCTCCGACGGCTCTTATACCTTCTTTTCCCCTGATTTTGAAGAGACATTTCACTCCCAACAGGGGGCTAAACAAGAAGCCGAAGAAAAATTTATTATTCCCGCGGCTTTAGATCAAAAAGCTCAAGCCCAATCATCCATCAAACTCCTTGATATTTGTTATGGTCTAGGCTATAACACTGCTTCTGCCCTTGAAACCATTTGGAA
This window of the Euhalothece natronophila Z-M001 genome carries:
- a CDS encoding DUF4168 domain-containing protein, whose protein sequence is MLGSTMVAEAQEQQQQPSPDQQMPATPEGSTVDVDQEELERFANAFLAVQEIQDQSRQEMAEAIEQEGLTIEEYNQMFRQQQQPEAAESEMSPEQQEQFQQADARIDEIEQEAQTEIENAITGEGIELERFEQLWVAIQQDPELQQEVQQILQN
- a CDS encoding DUF4168 domain-containing protein is translated as MKAPSIVIGTLASLFLVGSYTSAEAQQQQEAPQQQMPQQQAPEISVDSDEIERFANAFENVQGVQDEARDNMMQAIEEEGLDIETYNQAFRMQQQGADPSEELSQEEQQQFEQADSRIDEIEQEAQSDIEQAITDADLEVERFEEIFMGIQQDPELQQQVQEAIQQ
- a CDS encoding DUF4168 domain-containing protein, which produces MKSRLIALLLIGLIVPLGVACGDDIAQENPAPEEETPTEPEDDLGEPEDDFDEPEDDLGETEDDFDEPEDDLGETEDDFDEPEDDLGETEDDFDEPEDDMGQPEAETPQQEALPEQAPETSIDSEEIERFANAFESVQALQNEARDSMMQAIEEEGLDIETYSQVFQMQQQGLEPSEELSQEEQEQFEQVDARINEIEQEAQADIEQAITDADLEVERFEEIFMAIQQDPELQQQVQEAIQ
- a CDS encoding response regulator transcription factor encodes the protein MKILIIEDDERLSELIAEDLGDQNYTVETAQDGLSGWELASSFHYDLILLDIMLPKLDGISLCQRLRSQENTTPVLMLTARDTTTDKVVGLDAGADDYLVKPFELQELAARTRALLRRHQTNYSSTLKWGDLELDPNRCEVTYKDTLLSLTPKEYRLLEMFLRNGTRVFSRTQILDHLWAFESCPEEDTVRAHIKGLRQKLKSAGAPPDLIETVYGLGYRLKEI
- a CDS encoding sensor histidine kinase, which encodes MVWDIVSKKFNFPPRSEVSDLHWRLLLSYLGVMSAILAIFASGTYLFVSRSFHRQLDRNLLTLAQAATPSHTRIQQEGTDYLDRVDEVPWRDIFNRDSQSLEWFDAQGRLLATRGDLTVDDKPETGSHTRSKDSSPHNIRSYTISVFRDRATSDEPTLEGYIRASQSTEEVQESQQQLLWGLITGGTIGVVLSGMGGVWLTRKALSPLEQNLKQLRQFTADASHELRSPLAVIKSSVQIMQNHPERFHEKDLRKVSAIASATEQMSNLVENLLFLARADANKISKAPSRRKLSLQDILQDLVELFEASAEQEGITLNLEIQQDAKVMGNGEQLYRLFANLLRNALQHTPEGGSVTIRLSASSRSCQISVIDTGVGISAEEKALVFERFWRADRSRSQSQGGTGLGLPIASAIASQHGGKITVTSTLGKGSCFTVRLPTIQTRLSPS